The Lonsdalea populi genome window below encodes:
- a CDS encoding L,D-transpeptidase family protein: protein MSLRAILTFVLVAASVSQAAFAVVYPLPAGNSRLVGQNIHFTIPSDSTQALEHIAAQFQMGLSNMMEANPGIDVYLPKPGSDIIIPQQLILPDTPRQGIVINSAEMRLYYYPKGTNTVVVLPIGIGELGKDTPINWVTSVQRKKERPTWTPTAAMHAEYAARGEKLLPVYPGGPDNPMGLHALYIGRLYAIHGTNANFGIGLRVSHGCVRLRADDIKYLFDHVPVGTRVQFINEPVKATTEPDGSRYLEVHHPLSRTVEEFNTDTPVPLTLTPAVAQILADASVNESTVNQVIHDRLGIPLKVNGPTNEPVSPVAPQNAEPVEPLTVQQAAPEAATPAASEANQEGVRAQSDSAQPETATPEENDATAAPTEPPSQS from the coding sequence ATGAGTCTTCGTGCGATTTTAACGTTCGTTTTAGTGGCAGCCAGCGTTAGCCAGGCAGCCTTCGCCGTAGTTTACCCTCTGCCCGCCGGCAACAGTCGGTTAGTGGGTCAGAATATTCACTTTACTATCCCCAGCGATAGCACCCAGGCTCTGGAACACATCGCCGCCCAGTTCCAGATGGGGCTGAGCAACATGATGGAAGCCAATCCGGGGATTGACGTTTACCTGCCGAAACCGGGCAGCGACATCATCATTCCTCAACAGTTGATCTTGCCTGACACACCGCGCCAGGGGATCGTCATCAACAGCGCCGAAATGCGTCTTTATTATTATCCTAAAGGCACCAATACGGTCGTGGTGCTGCCGATAGGCATCGGCGAATTGGGTAAAGACACTCCGATCAACTGGGTGACCTCGGTACAACGTAAGAAAGAGCGTCCGACGTGGACACCGACCGCCGCCATGCATGCCGAATATGCCGCGCGCGGAGAGAAGCTGCTCCCCGTCTACCCAGGGGGACCGGACAATCCAATGGGGCTTCATGCGCTGTATATCGGACGCCTGTACGCCATACACGGCACCAATGCCAACTTCGGCATCGGCCTGCGCGTCAGCCACGGCTGCGTACGTCTGCGTGCCGACGATATCAAATACCTGTTCGACCATGTGCCGGTCGGCACTCGCGTGCAGTTCATCAATGAACCGGTTAAAGCGACGACGGAGCCTGACGGTTCCCGCTACCTTGAGGTTCACCACCCGCTGTCACGCACCGTGGAAGAGTTCAACACCGACACGCCGGTTCCGCTAACGCTGACGCCTGCCGTGGCCCAAATTCTGGCTGATGCCAGCGTGAACGAGAGCACGGTCAATCAGGTGATTCACGATCGCCTTGGTATTCCGCTTAAGGTTAATGGCCCAACCAACGAGCCTGTTTCACCGGTTGCGCCGCAGAACGCCGAGCCAGTCGAACCACTGACCGTACAGCAGGCCGCACCGGAAGCAGCGACGCCTGCTGCGTCAGAAGCCAATCAAGAGGGAGTTCGGGCTCAGTCTGATAGCGCACAGCCGGAAACGGCAACGCCGGAAGAAAATGACGCGACGGCGGCCCCCACAGAACCGCCGAGCCAGTCTTAA
- a CDS encoding AI-2E family transporter has protein sequence MQLLNLKQARLLSFVFIMGGLLLLIQLRLLACFIAGFLVYEIINLLTPYFQKVISGKRARLAVVAVISVLVVSLLSFMFAALVGLLMQEMRDTRVFNARIAYILGDVQSQIMAFMPGYLPVSVDELQQEILLWLQQHVAILQNLGKSFLHGFITMLIGMILGAIISLYNVDHRVDKPLLKMELLHRIALLSASFRNIVFAQVKISLVNTILSAVFILGVLPAFGIRLPFSKTLVVLTFVFGLLPVVGNLISNAMVFISALSISLPTSLGALLYLMLIHNLEYFLNAQIVGTRINAHAWEILLAMLVFEAAFGLSGVIAAPIYYAYLKSELKQAALI, from the coding sequence ATGCAGTTGTTGAATTTGAAACAGGCCCGTTTGTTAAGTTTTGTCTTTATCATGGGAGGATTGCTGCTGTTGATTCAGTTGCGCTTACTGGCCTGTTTTATCGCCGGTTTTCTGGTGTACGAAATCATTAATCTTTTGACGCCTTACTTCCAGAAGGTCATTAGCGGCAAGCGCGCCCGTCTGGCGGTCGTGGCGGTGATCAGTGTTTTGGTCGTGAGCCTTCTGAGCTTCATGTTTGCTGCGTTGGTGGGGCTGTTGATGCAGGAAATGAGAGACACCCGCGTTTTCAATGCGCGTATCGCCTACATTTTGGGTGATGTGCAATCCCAGATCATGGCCTTTATGCCGGGCTACCTGCCGGTCAGCGTCGACGAGCTGCAGCAAGAGATCCTGCTGTGGCTGCAGCAGCATGTGGCGATTTTGCAGAACCTGGGGAAAAGCTTCCTGCACGGTTTTATTACGATGCTGATAGGCATGATCCTGGGGGCGATTATCTCGCTGTATAACGTCGATCATCGCGTGGACAAGCCGTTGCTCAAAATGGAGCTGCTCCATCGCATTGCCCTGTTGTCGGCCTCATTTCGCAATATCGTCTTCGCGCAGGTAAAAATTTCGCTGGTGAACACGATCCTCTCCGCCGTTTTTATATTAGGCGTCCTGCCGGCTTTTGGGATCCGTCTGCCATTTTCGAAAACGCTGGTGGTGCTGACGTTTGTGTTCGGCCTGCTGCCCGTGGTCGGAAATTTGATCTCCAACGCGATGGTCTTCATTTCTGCGCTTTCAATCTCGTTGCCGACGTCGCTGGGCGCACTGCTATACCTGATGTTGATTCATAATTTGGAATATTTCCTTAATGCGCAGATTGTCGGGACGCGCATTAACGCTCACGCCTGGGAAATTTTGCTGGCGATGCTGGTATTTGAAGCGGCCTTTGGCTTATCCGGCGTGATCGCCGCGCCTATCTATTACGCCTATCTGAAAAGCGAACTAAAGCAGGCTGCGCTGATCTAA